One genomic segment of Paenibacillus xylanexedens includes these proteins:
- the nirD gene encoding nitrite reductase small subunit NirD: MNKFRIGHLADIDEKGARTFLIQDTEIAVFKLSDGSLHAVENRCPHKGGKLSEGMVCGTAVHCPLHDWKIDLRNGKVHEPDEGCLNTYKTEVDGNSGEIYITIAG; encoded by the coding sequence ATGAACAAATTCCGGATTGGACACCTTGCAGATATTGATGAAAAGGGAGCACGGACCTTCCTGATACAGGATACCGAAATTGCAGTCTTCAAACTGAGCGACGGAAGTCTGCACGCCGTCGAGAATCGCTGCCCTCACAAGGGCGGCAAGCTGTCGGAAGGCATGGTGTGCGGGACAGCGGTTCATTGTCCTTTGCATGATTGGAAGATTGATCTGCGTAACGGTAAGGTACACGAGCCCGATGAAGGCTGCTTGAATACCTACAAAACAGAAGTAGACGGCAACAGCGGAGAAATCTACATCACAATTGCGGGTTAA
- a CDS encoding DUF4956 domain-containing protein produces the protein MLDSIFNSALTDTNLTFNNAVITIGLAIILGLIISLTYMKTNQSTYSQSFTLTMVVLPVIVAIIILLIGSNIARAFSLAGAFSIIRFRSAPGDPKDIAYVLFTMASGLACGVGAFGYAVLFTIILCVLMFVLSRFNFGGKKSQLKTLKVTIPENLSYEEALNEVFHKFNVPFDLKKIRTTELGSLYELVYSVTIHESVSQKEFLDAIRTRNGNLDISLTMSPTTEY, from the coding sequence ATGCTTGATTCCATCTTCAACTCAGCTTTGACCGATACCAATTTAACGTTTAACAACGCAGTCATCACCATTGGTCTTGCCATCATTCTGGGGTTAATCATCAGCCTCACCTACATGAAGACTAACCAAAGCACATACTCCCAGAGCTTTACCTTAACGATGGTTGTCCTGCCCGTCATTGTAGCCATCATCATTCTGCTCATCGGCAGCAACATCGCTCGAGCATTCAGCTTGGCAGGTGCCTTCTCGATCATCCGATTCCGCAGTGCACCTGGTGATCCGAAGGACATTGCTTATGTATTGTTCACGATGGCTTCCGGTCTTGCCTGCGGTGTAGGCGCTTTTGGATACGCGGTTCTGTTCACCATTATCCTGTGTGTGCTGATGTTTGTCCTGAGTCGCTTCAACTTCGGCGGCAAGAAGAGTCAGCTGAAAACGCTGAAAGTCACCATTCCCGAGAACTTGAGCTATGAAGAAGCACTTAATGAAGTGTTCCATAAATTCAACGTACCATTTGATCTGAAAAAAATCAGAACGACCGAACTCGGCAGTCTATATGAGCTGGTCTACAGTGTAACCATTCACGAAAGTGTTAGCCAAAAGGAATTCCTCGATGCGATCCGCACACGGAACGGCAATCTGGATATCTCATTAACCATGAGTCCAACAACGGAATATTAA
- a CDS encoding polyphosphate polymerase domain-containing protein, translated as MAIEVFNRYESKYLLTDEQYAHFYNDLLKYMELDAYNKKHEYYSISNLYFDTPQDSLIRASLSKPKYKEKLRLRAYGVPEENAKVYLEIKKKVFGLVNKRRTALKLDEAYEFVRSGQAPELADYMNKQVVEEIKYFLRLYDLEPKVYLAYERKALFDKNSRDLRITFDTNIRSRRYDLKLEQGDYGEPLVKDGRWLMEVKAEKTVPLWLSQLLCEHGLYRTGFSKYGNEFRHLVRTTNLNYQTERILVPGTDFAPSIEQEQLIRERESVIYA; from the coding sequence ATGGCTATTGAAGTATTCAATCGATACGAGAGCAAATACCTTCTGACGGATGAGCAGTACGCACATTTCTACAACGACCTGCTGAAATACATGGAGCTGGATGCCTACAACAAGAAACATGAGTACTACTCCATCAGCAACCTGTACTTCGACACTCCACAGGATTCCCTGATTCGCGCCAGTCTCTCCAAACCAAAATACAAGGAGAAGCTGAGACTACGGGCTTATGGAGTACCTGAAGAGAATGCCAAGGTGTATCTGGAGATCAAAAAGAAAGTATTTGGCCTGGTGAACAAGCGCAGAACAGCCTTGAAGCTGGATGAAGCTTACGAATTTGTCCGTTCGGGACAGGCACCGGAGCTGGCGGATTATATGAACAAACAGGTTGTGGAGGAGATCAAATACTTCCTTCGCCTCTACGATCTGGAACCGAAAGTGTATCTGGCGTATGAACGCAAAGCACTCTTCGACAAGAACAGCCGGGATCTCCGCATTACCTTTGACACCAACATTCGCAGCCGCAGATACGATCTGAAGCTGGAACAGGGAGATTACGGTGAACCGCTGGTGAAGGACGGTCGATGGCTGATGGAAGTGAAAGCCGAGAAAACCGTTCCGCTGTGGCTCTCGCAATTGCTCTGTGAGCATGGTCTCTACCGCACCGGATTTTCGAAATATGGCAACGAGTTCAGACATCTGGTGAGAACAACCAACCTGAATTACCAGACGGAGCGCATTCTTGTGCCAGGTACCGATTTCGCCCCATCCATAGAACAAGAACAATTAATTAGAGAAAGAGAGAGTGTAATATATGCTTGA
- a CDS encoding formate/nitrite transporter family protein, which yields MDFVKPAEVLQSMIEAGESKARMNRVQMLIRGFLAGAILAFATTLAYTAVSQTSVGLAGALIFPAGFVIIILLGLELVTGNFAMLPLAVLKRRITWMDMLRNYFWVITGHLLGCAFYALLYGLTITKMGTDMSNPLIQTLIQTSETKTLGYQHLGGAGIVLVTIKAILCNWMVTLGAVMAMTSTSTLGKIVAMWLPITIFFAQGFEHAVVNMFVIPAGMMLGAQVSVADWWLWNQIPVLVGNLIGVAVFTGLGLYAAHHWGNPVKLSTKLATIQGGRSGLASSDAASKLGTRS from the coding sequence ATGGATTTTGTTAAACCTGCAGAAGTGCTGCAATCGATGATCGAAGCTGGTGAGAGCAAAGCCAGAATGAATCGGGTACAGATGCTGATCCGCGGTTTTCTGGCGGGGGCTATCCTTGCCTTTGCAACCACACTGGCATATACCGCTGTATCTCAAACTTCCGTTGGTTTGGCAGGTGCACTGATATTCCCGGCGGGATTTGTCATCATTATTCTGCTGGGTCTCGAATTGGTGACAGGAAACTTTGCGATGCTTCCACTCGCAGTGTTGAAACGTAGAATTACATGGATGGATATGCTCCGAAATTATTTCTGGGTGATCACAGGACATCTGCTCGGATGTGCATTCTATGCTCTGTTGTACGGCTTGACCATTACCAAGATGGGTACGGATATGAGCAACCCTCTAATTCAAACGCTGATCCAGACCAGTGAAACCAAAACATTGGGATATCAGCACTTGGGTGGGGCTGGCATTGTACTGGTCACCATCAAAGCCATTCTATGTAACTGGATGGTCACACTCGGGGCAGTGATGGCAATGACGTCCACTTCTACACTGGGCAAAATCGTAGCGATGTGGCTGCCCATTACCATATTTTTCGCTCAGGGATTTGAGCATGCTGTGGTAAATATGTTCGTCATTCCGGCAGGCATGATGCTCGGTGCACAGGTCAGTGTCGCTGACTGGTGGCTGTGGAATCAGATCCCGGTGTTGGTCGGTAACCTCATTGGCGTAGCTGTATTTACAGGCCTCGGTCTATATGCTGCACACCACTGGGGGAATCCAGTGAAACTATCGACCAAACTGGCAACCATTCAGGGCGGGCGTTCAGGATTAGCAAGTTCCGATGCTGCATCCAAATTGGGGACACGATCATGA
- a CDS encoding TetR/AcrR family transcriptional regulator gives MLIIEHPQDRRARRTQDAIIAAAVSLILEKGADALTIRDITERADYNRGTFYLHFPGKPELLQFILDDFMQGVGRAYAEPYAQLKEVDMTVLLPSTMPVFEYIEAHQDIFRALITMHSDMSSRLCNMFRTYLTEDFVLVTEDSEWTINYDIMLSYLVSATVGVIMHWAEIGFKYSAHYMGEQLTALINIKPTRLLIEPGQKGRTIHERMLLD, from the coding sequence ATGTTGATCATTGAACATCCTCAGGACCGGAGAGCACGAAGAACGCAGGATGCGATCATCGCTGCGGCGGTTTCTTTGATATTGGAGAAGGGAGCGGATGCCCTCACAATCCGGGATATTACGGAACGGGCGGATTACAACCGGGGAACCTTCTATTTACATTTTCCCGGCAAACCGGAGTTGTTGCAGTTCATTCTGGATGATTTCATGCAGGGAGTGGGGCGAGCTTATGCAGAACCATATGCACAGCTCAAAGAAGTGGACATGACTGTATTGCTGCCATCCACGATGCCTGTATTCGAATATATTGAAGCCCATCAGGATATCTTTCGTGCATTAATAACGATGCATTCAGATATGAGCTCCCGACTGTGCAATATGTTTAGAACGTATCTAACCGAAGATTTTGTATTGGTGACCGAGGATAGTGAATGGACGATTAATTACGACATCATGTTAAGTTATCTGGTATCTGCAACGGTAGGTGTAATCATGCATTGGGCAGAGATTGGATTCAAGTATTCTGCGCATTATATGGGGGAGCAGCTTACGGCGCTGATTAACATCAAACCGACCCGTCTGCTGATTGAACCAGGGCAGAAGGGTCGGACTATTCACGAGCGTATGCTATTGGATTAA
- the cobA gene encoding uroporphyrinogen-III C-methyltransferase has protein sequence MSRGLVSIVGAGPGDPDLITVKALKRIQSADVIMYDRLVNDELLAEAREGALRIYCGKAPGLHSMSQEMIGRMLAAHAAEGKQVVRLKGGDPFIFGRGGEEALVLAEAGIAFEIIPGITSAVGTSASSLIPLTHRGVASSFACVTGTGSDGSVSSVRWDLLAHSVDTLVIYMAISQLPQIQHELLHHGKSGHTPAALIERGTTSEERIITGTLAELHSLALSHQVNNPALIMVGESVLIREQLLQMQQAANASMTG, from the coding sequence ATGAGCCGGGGCCTGGTTAGTATTGTTGGCGCTGGTCCTGGAGATCCGGATCTGATTACGGTAAAAGCCCTGAAACGTATTCAGTCCGCAGATGTCATTATGTATGATCGGCTTGTGAATGATGAATTGCTTGCTGAAGCTCGTGAAGGAGCACTCCGCATCTACTGCGGCAAGGCTCCAGGCCTTCACTCCATGAGTCAGGAGATGATTGGACGGATGCTGGCTGCACATGCAGCGGAAGGCAAACAAGTCGTAAGACTCAAGGGTGGCGATCCGTTCATCTTTGGCCGTGGTGGTGAAGAAGCGCTTGTGCTGGCGGAAGCAGGGATTGCATTCGAGATCATTCCTGGCATCACTTCAGCTGTAGGTACATCCGCTTCATCCCTTATTCCGTTAACCCATCGCGGGGTTGCTTCATCGTTCGCATGTGTCACGGGAACCGGCAGTGACGGAAGTGTATCTTCGGTCCGCTGGGATCTGCTTGCCCATAGTGTGGATACACTGGTCATCTACATGGCTATTAGCCAACTGCCCCAGATCCAACATGAATTGCTTCACCATGGCAAAAGCGGACACACCCCTGCGGCTTTAATCGAACGTGGAACCACTTCGGAGGAGCGCATTATTACCGGCACACTTGCCGAACTCCACTCCCTCGCCCTGTCACATCAAGTGAATAACCCGGCATTAATTATGGTCGGCGAGTCGGTCCTGATCCGCGAACAGTTGCTTCAGATGCAACAGGCCGCTAATGCCTCCATGACCGGATAA
- a CDS encoding SDR family NAD(P)-dependent oxidoreductase has translation MSTSYTHTAVITGAAGGIGKELARRLAERKINLVLVDLNEEAIQQTITDLNLDKEHVIAVKANVSQEADVKNYVQKALDAFGRIDYFANNAGIEGPTGLIEDLSVEALDTVYNVNIRGVFLGLQNVIPVMKKQKSGAILNTSSLAGLMGAPAVSPYIMSKHAVVGLTRTAANELAPYNIRVNAVLPGTINTRMMRQIEANSGNVEDYQSATVSSIPMGRYGEPEEVAAVMNFLLSEEASYVTASLYTVDGGMVGQ, from the coding sequence ATGAGTACATCTTATACACATACAGCCGTTATTACAGGAGCAGCCGGAGGCATTGGTAAAGAATTGGCACGCCGCCTGGCTGAGCGCAAAATCAACTTGGTTCTGGTGGACCTGAATGAAGAAGCCATCCAACAGACGATTACTGATCTGAACCTCGACAAAGAGCACGTCATCGCCGTAAAAGCGAACGTATCCCAAGAAGCAGACGTGAAAAACTATGTGCAAAAAGCATTGGATGCTTTTGGCCGAATCGATTATTTTGCCAACAATGCCGGTATTGAAGGTCCAACAGGACTGATCGAAGACCTGAGTGTTGAAGCACTCGACACCGTATATAACGTCAACATTCGTGGGGTATTCCTGGGTCTGCAAAATGTCATTCCAGTGATGAAAAAACAAAAATCCGGTGCGATTCTTAATACCTCTTCCCTCGCGGGTCTGATGGGTGCACCTGCTGTTTCTCCATATATTATGTCCAAACATGCCGTAGTTGGCCTCACGCGTACCGCTGCCAATGAACTGGCACCTTATAATATTCGGGTTAACGCTGTATTGCCAGGTACAATCAATACACGCATGATGCGCCAGATCGAAGCAAATTCCGGTAACGTGGAAGACTATCAATCAGCAACCGTGTCCAGCATTCCAATGGGCCGTTACGGCGAACCGGAAGAAGTCGCTGCGGTAATGAACTTCCTGTTGTCCGAAGAAGCATCCTATGTAACAGCTTCCCTCTACACCGTAGATGGCGGTATGGTGGGTCAATAA
- a CDS encoding response regulator transcription factor translates to MRILIAEDEVHLAEAVSQILKKNNYSVDMVHDGRSGLDYAQSGIYDLLLLDIMMPEMDGITVLKKLRSEGNHTPVILLTAKGELLDKVTGLDYGADDYIAKPFATEELLARIRAALRRKGEVVPEDGLKFGDIELNTTQLKLSVQGKEIKLNLKENELLELLIARKQAITSKEQIIEKLWGFDSEVEYNNVEVYISFLRKKLTFLNSAVRINTIRGVGYVLEVTS, encoded by the coding sequence ATGAGAATATTAATTGCGGAAGATGAGGTTCATTTGGCAGAGGCTGTATCGCAGATTTTGAAAAAAAACAACTACTCCGTGGACATGGTCCACGACGGCAGATCAGGACTCGATTATGCGCAGAGCGGCATCTACGACCTGTTACTACTCGACATCATGATGCCGGAGATGGACGGGATCACCGTCCTGAAGAAACTTCGCAGTGAAGGCAATCATACGCCTGTCATTCTGCTTACTGCCAAGGGTGAACTATTGGACAAAGTCACAGGCCTCGATTATGGTGCCGATGATTATATCGCCAAGCCTTTTGCCACAGAGGAATTGCTGGCCCGGATTCGTGCAGCTTTACGACGGAAGGGCGAAGTGGTTCCCGAGGATGGGTTGAAGTTTGGCGACATTGAGCTGAATACAACCCAATTGAAGCTGAGCGTACAGGGTAAGGAGATCAAGCTGAATTTGAAGGAGAATGAACTGCTGGAGCTGTTGATTGCCCGCAAACAGGCGATAACTTCCAAAGAGCAGATTATTGAGAAGTTATGGGGATTTGATTCGGAAGTGGAGTATAACAATGTGGAGGTGTACATCTCGTTTTTACGCAAAAAATTAACCTTCCTGAACTCTGCTGTCCGCATTAACACGATTCGGGGTGTGGGGTACGTGCTTGAGGTGACGTCCTGA
- a CDS encoding sensor histidine kinase, translating into MFKKLRNRFLIVNLVSISIMMLVAFATIYTITYQNVQRETNMELYKMSDFYHGPYNSSKMLRGEDGGMGTDSGTGSNSGSLPSDAMGGDNGRPWGDPNSPPARSVSFMIKTDDQWKVTDTHSQFDMEDTFYTEALQKVDQNKVGDSERQTGQFTLDGTDWAYVVDPSGDGHMIVFIDVTAQQGILTNLIYTFVVVGLIMLIVIYFLSRYFANRSIAPVREAFEKQKQFIGDASHELKTPLAIINTNADVLLANQEDTIANQAKWLHYIKSETERMTGLTNDLLYLTQMDDSRSTMIHAKFNMSDAVESIILPMEAVIFEKNISLDYNIEPNLTVHGNSEQIKQVILILLDNAVKYSGPKGSVNVTLQKQNNDIVLAVSNTGEGIAPEHLDRIFDRFYRTDSSRARKHGGHGLGLAIARSIVDQHKGELYARSVVGEGATFYVRLS; encoded by the coding sequence ATGTTCAAGAAACTCCGAAATCGATTCCTGATCGTGAATCTGGTGTCCATATCTATTATGATGCTGGTGGCATTTGCGACGATCTATACGATTACGTATCAGAATGTGCAACGTGAGACAAATATGGAGTTGTACAAGATGTCTGATTTCTATCACGGTCCTTATAATTCATCCAAGATGCTGCGTGGGGAAGATGGGGGGATGGGGACGGACTCTGGTACAGGTTCAAATTCAGGTTCGTTGCCCTCCGATGCCATGGGTGGTGATAATGGAAGACCATGGGGTGATCCCAACTCACCTCCGGCACGTTCCGTTTCGTTCATGATCAAGACGGATGACCAGTGGAAGGTTACGGATACGCATTCTCAATTTGATATGGAAGATACGTTTTATACGGAGGCGCTGCAAAAGGTTGACCAGAATAAAGTTGGTGATTCGGAACGGCAGACGGGACAATTTACGCTTGATGGAACGGACTGGGCCTATGTAGTTGATCCGAGCGGTGACGGGCATATGATTGTATTCATTGATGTGACGGCACAACAAGGCATTCTGACGAATCTGATCTATACATTTGTTGTTGTTGGATTAATCATGTTGATTGTGATCTACTTCCTGAGCCGTTATTTTGCCAATCGATCCATTGCACCAGTCAGAGAAGCGTTTGAGAAGCAAAAACAATTCATCGGTGATGCTTCACATGAGCTGAAGACACCTCTGGCGATCATCAATACCAATGCTGACGTACTGCTTGCGAATCAGGAGGATACAATAGCAAACCAGGCGAAGTGGCTGCACTATATCAAGTCGGAAACCGAGCGCATGACCGGGCTTACGAATGATCTGCTCTATCTGACACAGATGGACGACTCACGCTCCACGATGATTCATGCGAAGTTTAATATGAGCGATGCGGTAGAGAGTATTATTTTGCCAATGGAGGCCGTTATTTTTGAGAAAAACATCTCCCTCGATTACAACATTGAGCCGAATCTTACAGTTCATGGGAACAGTGAGCAGATCAAACAGGTCATTCTGATCCTGCTCGATAATGCTGTGAAGTATTCCGGTCCCAAAGGGTCGGTAAACGTCACCCTCCAGAAACAGAATAATGATATCGTGCTGGCCGTGTCCAATACAGGGGAAGGCATTGCGCCGGAACATCTGGATCGGATCTTTGATCGATTCTATCGTACCGATTCTTCAAGAGCTCGCAAGCATGGTGGGCATGGACTGGGGCTGGCGATTGCTCGTTCCATTGTGGATCAGCACAAAGGAGAGTTGTACGCTCGAAGCGTGGTCGGAGAGGGTGCTACATTTTACGTGCGGTTGTCGTAG